A genomic stretch from Cloacibacterium caeni includes:
- the bshA gene encoding N-acetyl-alpha-D-glucosaminyl L-malate synthase BshA: MKIGILCYPTYGGSGIVATELGMSLAKKGYEVHFISSELPARLDMTDPNIFFHKVNVQTYPLFKHQPFDIALSSTIYQVVKLYKLDILHAHYAIPYAYAAFFAKQMLKEENADIPLVTTLHGTDITLVGQHPSYKHAVEFSINQSDKITTVSESLKSDTLKFFKITKEIEVITNFIDNTEFEDLKTCQRNHFANEDEKILIHVSNLRPVKRIKDVLDIFNKVEKSVKSKLLILGDGPDVEVINEFINENPHLINKIKLLGKVDNLYQILKFADVFLLPSEQESFGLAALEAMAAETPVISSNAGGIPEVNIQGETGFLAEVGNVEAMASYAIKLLSDDKLLSKIKKNAKARALEFDLVNILPIYEKMYEETLEEFHKMA, encoded by the coding sequence ATGAAAATAGGAATCCTTTGTTATCCAACATACGGTGGTAGCGGAATCGTAGCCACAGAACTCGGTATGTCTCTTGCCAAAAAAGGTTATGAAGTGCACTTCATTTCCTCGGAATTACCTGCAAGATTGGACATGACTGACCCAAACATTTTCTTCCACAAAGTAAATGTACAAACCTATCCTTTGTTCAAACACCAACCGTTTGATATTGCGCTTTCTTCCACGATTTATCAAGTGGTGAAATTGTACAAATTAGATATTTTACATGCACATTACGCAATTCCTTATGCTTATGCTGCTTTTTTCGCCAAGCAAATGCTGAAAGAAGAAAACGCTGATATTCCGTTAGTTACAACGCTTCACGGAACAGACATCACTTTGGTTGGTCAACATCCAAGTTACAAACATGCGGTAGAATTTTCCATCAACCAATCAGATAAAATCACTACGGTTTCTGAAAGTTTGAAAAGTGATACTTTGAAATTTTTTAAAATCACAAAAGAGATTGAAGTCATCACCAATTTCATCGACAATACAGAATTTGAAGATTTAAAAACTTGCCAAAGAAATCATTTTGCCAATGAAGATGAAAAAATTCTGATTCACGTTTCCAATCTTCGTCCTGTGAAGAGAATTAAAGACGTTTTAGACATTTTCAACAAAGTTGAAAAATCAGTAAAATCTAAATTATTGATTTTGGGAGACGGTCCAGATGTAGAAGTCATCAATGAATTTATCAATGAAAATCCACACCTCATCAATAAAATTAAACTGCTCGGAAAAGTAGATAATTTATACCAAATTCTGAAGTTTGCAGACGTGTTTTTATTGCCTTCTGAACAGGAAAGTTTCGGTTTGGCAGCATTAGAAGCAATGGCTGCAGAAACGCCAGTAATTTCGAGTAATGCAGGCGGAATTCCTGAGGTAAACATCCAAGGAGAAACCGGATTTTTAGCAGAAGTAGGAAATGTAGAAGCCATGGCAAGTTATGCTATAAAATTGCTTTCAGACGATAAACTTCTGTCAAAGATTAAGAAAAATGCAAAAGCAAGAGCATTGGAATTTGACTTAGTCAATATTCTTCCGATTTATGAAAAAATGTATGAAGAAACGCTAGAAGAATTTCATAAAATGGCTTAA
- a CDS encoding glycoside hydrolase family 3 protein yields the protein MKFIKNIFTYLFILIFANLSAQYFPKNAPKNLEQKAEKYADSLYQQLSLDEKIGQLYIVALYNNRGEEEIQKIRNLVEKEKIGGLILMQDNAEKHIQLLNEFQGKSKVKMMIGIDGEWGLFQRFPAAHKFPWAMTLGAIQDNSLIYEMTSKIAEDCKRMGIYWDFAPVVDVNTNPANPIIGNRSFGSDINNVIAKGLAYAQGLQDNGVLASMKHFPGHGDTDTDSHLDLPVVSHNLERLNAVELAPFKALLDKKIGGVMVAHLYVPALEKQSGIPASVSYEVITNLLKKSYQYDGLIITDALNMNAVAKKFPAGELDLRAFKAGNDIMLFSQDVPNGKALIKSALEIGEISENRLAESVKKILKTKYLLGLQNLKSINSENINEDLNNASHAELSEKLYSNAITLLKDEKNLLPLSCSETYYYLPLEEAPFQTFVENLNLGTTVKLISKNEIAQIPENSTVIVGFHKDNSTAYKSYKISQKSKDILAELSKKQNVILDVFGSPYALKDVDISTISTVLVSYENNDLSLKASAKAILGKTKISGKLPVIVNENLKARSGIEK from the coding sequence ATGAAATTCATCAAAAATATATTCACTTATTTATTCATTTTAATTTTCGCTAATCTTTCGGCTCAATATTTCCCCAAAAATGCTCCAAAAAATTTAGAGCAAAAAGCCGAAAAATATGCTGATTCTCTGTATCAACAATTGTCTTTAGACGAAAAAATCGGGCAATTATACATTGTAGCTTTGTACAATAATCGTGGAGAAGAAGAAATTCAGAAAATTAGAAATCTCGTAGAAAAAGAAAAAATCGGTGGCTTGATTCTCATGCAAGACAATGCCGAAAAACACATCCAACTGCTGAATGAATTTCAAGGGAAATCTAAAGTGAAAATGATGATTGGCATTGATGGAGAATGGGGATTGTTCCAAAGATTTCCTGCCGCACATAAATTTCCTTGGGCTATGACTTTAGGAGCCATTCAAGACAATTCTCTCATTTATGAAATGACTTCTAAAATTGCTGAGGATTGTAAGAGAATGGGTATTTATTGGGATTTCGCGCCCGTTGTAGATGTGAATACCAATCCTGCAAATCCTATTATTGGCAACAGAAGTTTCGGTTCAGACATCAATAATGTGATTGCAAAAGGTTTGGCTTATGCACAAGGTTTGCAAGACAATGGCGTTCTCGCTTCTATGAAACATTTCCCTGGTCATGGCGATACAGATACCGATTCTCATTTAGATTTACCAGTAGTTTCACATAATTTAGAAAGATTAAATGCTGTGGAATTAGCTCCTTTCAAAGCTTTGCTTGATAAAAAAATTGGTGGAGTTATGGTGGCGCATTTATATGTTCCTGCTCTAGAAAAACAATCGGGAATTCCTGCTTCTGTTTCTTATGAAGTCATTACTAATTTGCTCAAAAAATCATATCAATACGATGGTTTAATCATCACCGATGCTTTGAATATGAATGCTGTAGCAAAAAAATTTCCTGCAGGTGAATTAGATTTGAGAGCTTTCAAAGCGGGAAATGACATCATGCTTTTTTCACAAGACGTTCCAAACGGAAAAGCTTTGATAAAATCAGCTTTAGAAATAGGTGAAATCTCTGAAAACCGCCTCGCGGAAAGTGTAAAGAAAATTCTGAAAACCAAATATTTATTAGGACTTCAAAATTTAAAATCCATAAATTCTGAAAATATTAATGAAGATTTAAACAACGCTTCTCACGCAGAACTTTCAGAAAAATTATATTCCAACGCAATAACTTTGTTGAAAGACGAAAAAAATCTTTTGCCTTTAAGTTGTAGCGAAACCTATTATTATCTTCCTTTGGAAGAAGCGCCGTTTCAGACTTTTGTAGAAAATTTAAATTTAGGAACTACAGTAAAACTCATTTCAAAAAATGAAATTGCTCAAATTCCTGAAAATTCTACGGTGATTGTTGGTTTTCACAAAGACAATTCTACGGCTTACAAATCATATAAAATCTCACAGAAAAGCAAAGATATTTTAGCAGAATTGAGTAAAAAACAGAATGTGATTTTAGATGTTTTTGGTTCGCCTTACGCTTTGAAAGATGTAGATATTTCTACAATTTCTACCGTTTTGGTAAGTTATGAAAATAATGATTTATCTTTGAAAGCTTCTGCAAAAGCAATTTTAGGAAAAACAAAAATTTCTGGAAAATTGCCTGTAATCGTCAATGAAAATTTGAAAGCAAGAAGCGGAATTGAGAAATAA